In the Advenella kashmirensis WT001 genome, one interval contains:
- the exaC gene encoding acetaldehyde dehydrogenase ExaC, which produces MNLSDLKQFGIDTDYPYKTKYGNYIGGKWVEPVSGEYFENISPVNGQVFCEVPRSGVDDIERAVDAAHAARRAWGQTSTTDRANLLLKMADRMEQNIKVLAVAETIDNGKPLRETMAADLPLAVDHLRYFAGCIRAQEGGISEIDNTTVAYHFHEPLGVVGQIIPWNFPILMAIWKLAPSLAAGCCVVLKPAEQTPASILVLMEIIGDLFPPGVINIVNGYGKEAGNALATNKRIAKIAFTGSTATGKHILHAAADNLIPSTVELGGKSPNVFFADVMDQSDDFFDKALEGLSMFALNQGEVCTCPSRILIQESIYDQFIEKAVNRVQKIKTGNPLDMNTMVGAQASQAQMDKILGYIDIGREEGAACLTGGERNRVQSLEEGYYVTPTMLSGKNDMRIFQEEIFGPVASVTTFRDEEEALAIANDTYYGLGAGVWTRDGSRAYRMGRGIEAGRVWTNCYHLYPAHAAFGGYKQSGIGRENHKMALSNYQQTKCLLVSYSPKALGFF; this is translated from the coding sequence ATGAATCTATCCGATTTGAAGCAATTTGGCATTGACACCGATTACCCCTATAAGACCAAGTACGGCAACTATATTGGCGGCAAATGGGTGGAGCCTGTGTCCGGCGAATACTTTGAGAATATTTCTCCGGTCAATGGTCAGGTGTTTTGCGAAGTCCCCAGATCCGGCGTCGATGATATCGAGCGGGCTGTGGACGCTGCACATGCCGCGCGCCGTGCCTGGGGGCAGACATCAACGACCGACAGGGCCAACCTGCTGCTGAAGATGGCCGATCGCATGGAGCAGAACATCAAAGTACTGGCCGTGGCCGAAACCATTGACAACGGCAAGCCGCTGCGTGAAACCATGGCTGCCGATCTGCCGCTGGCAGTGGATCACTTGCGCTATTTTGCGGGGTGCATCCGGGCGCAGGAAGGAGGTATTTCCGAAATCGACAATACAACGGTGGCCTATCATTTTCACGAGCCGCTGGGTGTGGTGGGGCAGATCATTCCATGGAATTTCCCAATCCTGATGGCAATCTGGAAACTGGCACCCTCGCTGGCGGCAGGCTGCTGCGTGGTGCTCAAGCCGGCCGAGCAGACTCCCGCTTCGATCCTGGTGCTCATGGAGATCATTGGTGACCTGTTCCCGCCCGGCGTGATCAATATTGTCAATGGCTACGGCAAGGAAGCGGGCAATGCGCTGGCCACCAACAAGCGTATCGCCAAAATTGCCTTTACCGGCTCGACCGCCACCGGCAAGCATATCCTGCATGCGGCTGCCGACAATCTGATTCCATCCACCGTTGAGCTCGGCGGCAAGAGCCCGAATGTATTTTTTGCCGATGTCATGGACCAGTCTGACGACTTTTTTGACAAGGCGCTTGAAGGGCTTTCGATGTTTGCGCTCAACCAGGGCGAAGTGTGCACATGTCCTTCACGCATCCTCATCCAGGAGTCCATATACGATCAGTTCATCGAGAAAGCGGTTAACCGCGTGCAGAAGATCAAGACCGGCAACCCGCTGGATATGAATACCATGGTGGGCGCTCAGGCATCGCAGGCGCAGATGGACAAGATCCTGGGCTATATTGATATTGGTCGCGAGGAGGGCGCCGCATGCCTGACCGGTGGCGAGCGCAATCGCGTACAAAGCCTGGAAGAGGGGTATTACGTGACACCCACCATGCTTTCCGGCAAGAATGATATGCGCATATTCCAGGAGGAAATTTTCGGGCCGGTTGCCTCTGTCACGACGTTTCGTGATGAAGAAGAGGCGCTGGCCATTGCCAATGACACCTACTATGGTCTGGGTGCCGGCGTGTGGACCCGGGATGGTTCCCGCGCCTATCGCATGGGCCGGGGTATTGAGGCAGGGCGGGTCTGGACCAATTGCTATCACCTGTATCCGGCTCATGCCGCATTTGGTGGCTATAAACAGTCGGGTATTGGCCGGGAAAATCACAAAATGGCGCTGTCGAACTACCAGCAGACCAAATGCCTGCTGGTGAGCTACAGTCCCAAGGCGCTGGGCTTTTTCTAA
- the argE gene encoding acetylornithine deacetylase, with protein sequence MTTNITKEEWLATLVGMDTTSRNSNMGLIETVRDALSAQGVESWLTTDEKGAKANLFATLPASDGQTQGGVALSGHTDVVPVDGQDWNSDPFVLLPSQDRFYGRGTCDMKGFIATAMALVPEFLQQKRSKPIHLAFSYDEEVGCAGAPFMLKELQKRNQKIDGCVVGEPTGMRVVVAHKGINLFTCRVHGKAAHSSLTPFGCNAIEHAARLICHIRDLADHYRDSGPYDKHYDVAYSTITTNKIQGGIAVNTIPGECQFNYEFRNLPGMPGEQIQARIQEYVNNELLPRMQKEYPDARIDISADASAPPLEASEQAAITELVRALTQDRETRKVAYGTEAGLFQQLGIPTIVCGPGLIEQAHKPDEFVEFSQLNDCENFLRKLSASL encoded by the coding sequence ATGACAACCAACATCACCAAAGAAGAATGGCTTGCCACTCTGGTCGGCATGGACACAACCAGTCGCAATTCCAACATGGGATTGATCGAAACCGTTCGTGACGCCCTGTCCGCTCAGGGTGTCGAGAGCTGGCTCACGACCGATGAAAAAGGCGCCAAGGCCAATCTTTTTGCCACCCTGCCTGCATCCGACGGACAGACCCAGGGCGGCGTTGCACTATCGGGACACACCGATGTGGTACCCGTGGACGGGCAAGACTGGAACAGCGATCCTTTTGTACTGCTGCCCTCCCAGGATCGCTTTTACGGTCGCGGCACCTGCGATATGAAAGGATTTATTGCGACGGCAATGGCCCTGGTGCCCGAGTTCCTGCAGCAAAAGCGCTCCAAACCCATTCACCTGGCCTTTTCCTATGACGAAGAAGTTGGCTGTGCGGGTGCGCCGTTCATGCTCAAGGAACTGCAAAAACGCAACCAGAAAATAGATGGATGCGTAGTTGGCGAGCCTACGGGCATGCGCGTTGTAGTCGCACACAAGGGAATTAATCTGTTTACCTGCCGCGTGCACGGCAAGGCAGCACACTCGTCGCTCACACCGTTCGGCTGCAACGCCATTGAACATGCGGCCAGATTAATCTGCCACATTCGCGATCTGGCCGATCACTATCGTGATAGCGGGCCTTATGACAAGCACTATGATGTGGCCTATTCCACCATCACCACCAACAAAATCCAGGGCGGTATTGCCGTCAATACGATCCCCGGCGAATGTCAGTTCAATTACGAGTTCCGCAACCTGCCCGGCATGCCCGGCGAGCAAATCCAGGCCAGGATCCAGGAATATGTAAACAACGAGTTGCTACCGCGCATGCAAAAAGAATATCCTGATGCACGCATCGATATTAGTGCCGATGCCAGCGCCCCACCGCTGGAAGCCTCTGAACAGGCGGCTATTACCGAGCTGGTCCGGGCATTGACTCAGGATCGCGAAACACGCAAGGTTGCTTATGGTACCGAAGCAGGTCTGTTCCAGCAATTGGGCATCCCCACCATCGTATGTGGGCCCGGTTTGATCGAGCAGGCGCACAAGCCCGACGAATTCGTGGAATTTTCACAATTGAATGACTGCGAAAATTTCCTGAGGAAACTGTCGGCAAGTCTTTGA
- a CDS encoding (2Fe-2S)-binding protein: MITLEINGSKHEVDLPEDTPILWALRDHLGFTGTKFGCGMSLCGACTVHLDGEPIRSCVTPITAAVGKKIVTIEALENDETGKAVQKAWVEMGVPQCGFCQTGQIMSATALLKKTPAPTDADIDAAMSGNLCRCGTYTRIRSAIKNVAQSGGAK, translated from the coding sequence ATGATTACACTTGAAATTAACGGTTCGAAGCATGAAGTTGATCTGCCGGAGGATACCCCCATTCTTTGGGCGCTTCGCGATCACCTTGGATTTACCGGGACAAAGTTCGGTTGTGGCATGTCCCTATGCGGCGCCTGTACGGTGCATCTGGACGGTGAGCCGATACGATCCTGTGTGACGCCGATTACCGCAGCAGTGGGTAAGAAAATCGTCACCATTGAAGCCCTGGAAAATGACGAAACCGGCAAAGCGGTGCAGAAAGCCTGGGTGGAAATGGGCGTGCCCCAGTGCGGTTTCTGTCAAACCGGACAAATCATGTCTGCCACGGCCCTGTTGAAAAAGACCCCGGCGCCGACCGATGCTGATATTGATGCAGCAATGAGCGGTAATTTGTGCCGCTGTGGCACCTATACGCGCATTCGCAGTGCCATCAAGAACGTTGCCCAGTCCGGAGGTGCAAAATGA
- a CDS encoding pyrroloquinoline quinone-dependent dehydrogenase: MKIHSLLAVSAAVMFACAAQAQVKIENYKPISNEQILNPADGDWPSWRRTIDNQGYSPLDQVNKKNVKQLDLAWAWSMPVGGLQETAPLVHDGIMFLGMNRSHVQALDATTGDLIWEYTQPLPKFTGGYHDAQANRQRNSLALYEDKVYLTTPDAKLVALEAKTGKKLWEVQVNEWEKGYSFTAGPLVVDGKVFTGTSGCSITGTAGGCYITAHDAETGKELWRLNTIGDPAVDDSWGGLAKENRWGGSPWITGSYDPKRKMLYWGIGMPIPYPSILRGSGDGDALYTSSTLAIDAETGKVKWHYQHMPNDDWDLDSPFERVLVESQIAPSKDEVAYMSKDVEAGKKYDVIASVPGKYGTAFVLDRDTGKLLWARDTVFQNVIKGFTEDGKVITNTDLKAKSIDETVKVCGGRDLGKLWMTAAYSPLTNALYVPVSSSCKELTPKPIELRTGESVGAQASGAVSFAPGEDSVGRVYAVDVKTGKFLWVKKQKPIFSSGVLTTGGGLVFTGDSMREFAAYDQNNGEKLWSIRLNTSIGGFPMTYSVDGKQYIAVVTGPNAQTPPAAILSPELKNVVDSGHSVFVFALDDIKAKNGKK, from the coding sequence ATGAAAATCCATAGCCTTCTGGCTGTATCTGCCGCAGTGATGTTTGCCTGTGCGGCTCAGGCACAAGTGAAGATCGAAAATTACAAACCCATTTCCAACGAACAGATTCTGAATCCTGCTGACGGCGACTGGCCGAGCTGGCGCCGTACCATTGACAATCAGGGTTACAGCCCCCTGGACCAGGTCAATAAAAAGAATGTGAAGCAACTGGATCTGGCCTGGGCGTGGTCCATGCCGGTAGGCGGCCTGCAGGAAACGGCGCCGCTGGTTCACGACGGTATCATGTTCCTGGGAATGAACCGCAGTCATGTGCAGGCACTGGATGCTACAACGGGCGATCTGATCTGGGAATACACTCAGCCGTTGCCAAAATTTACGGGTGGCTATCACGATGCACAAGCCAATCGTCAGCGTAACTCATTGGCGTTGTACGAAGACAAGGTCTACCTGACCACGCCGGATGCCAAACTGGTCGCGCTTGAAGCGAAAACCGGCAAGAAATTGTGGGAAGTCCAGGTTAACGAATGGGAAAAAGGCTACAGCTTTACGGCAGGACCGCTGGTTGTTGACGGCAAAGTCTTCACCGGCACCTCTGGCTGCAGTATTACAGGCACGGCGGGTGGTTGCTATATCACCGCCCATGATGCTGAAACCGGCAAGGAACTGTGGCGTCTGAACACCATTGGCGATCCTGCGGTAGACGACAGCTGGGGCGGCCTGGCCAAGGAAAACCGCTGGGGCGGCTCGCCCTGGATCACCGGTTCTTACGATCCAAAACGCAAAATGCTGTACTGGGGCATCGGTATGCCGATCCCGTATCCATCCATTCTGCGCGGCAGTGGCGACGGCGATGCGCTGTACACCAGCTCTACGCTGGCCATTGATGCTGAAACCGGTAAAGTCAAATGGCATTATCAGCATATGCCCAATGACGACTGGGATCTGGACAGTCCGTTTGAGCGCGTTCTTGTAGAAAGCCAGATTGCCCCATCCAAGGACGAAGTGGCCTACATGAGCAAGGATGTAGAAGCTGGTAAGAAATATGATGTGATTGCATCTGTTCCTGGCAAATACGGTACAGCTTTTGTACTGGATCGTGATACCGGCAAGCTGCTGTGGGCACGCGATACTGTGTTCCAGAACGTGATCAAAGGGTTTACTGAAGACGGCAAGGTCATTACCAATACTGATCTGAAAGCCAAGTCTATCGATGAAACAGTCAAGGTATGTGGCGGTCGTGACCTGGGTAAATTGTGGATGACAGCAGCGTACAGCCCGTTGACCAACGCCCTGTATGTCCCCGTCAGCTCTTCATGCAAGGAGCTCACGCCCAAGCCGATCGAGCTGCGTACTGGCGAATCTGTGGGTGCTCAGGCATCGGGTGCCGTATCGTTTGCGCCAGGTGAAGATAGCGTCGGTCGCGTGTATGCGGTCGATGTGAAAACCGGCAAGTTCCTGTGGGTTAAAAAGCAGAAACCGATTTTCAGTTCTGGCGTGCTGACAACCGGTGGCGGCCTGGTCTTTACCGGCGACAGCATGCGCGAGTTTGCTGCGTATGACCAGAACAACGGTGAGAAGCTGTGGTCGATTCGTCTGAATACCTCGATCGGCGGTTTCCCAATGACCTACAGCGTTGATGGCAAGCAGTACATCGCTGTGGTAACAGGCCCGAACGCCCAGACACCGCCTGCTGCAATTCTGAGTCCCGAGCTGAAAAACGTTGTTGACTCCGGTCACTCGGTCTTTGTATTTGCGCTGGACGATATCAAGGCTAAAAACGGCAAGAAATAA
- a CDS encoding c-type cytochrome — MKIKLTHTAAAVACAAAFGFAGLANANTAAGSQGAGKTAGSTSAALIAKGTSGTMTPFLVDAQGRTLYTLSKDQKANCDDACMKHWEPVVSESRPLGHEILPGLLKADKNDKGVSQVSYAGLPLYRFDGDKKPGDMNGQGFADVGVMVTVLGTIEKPEVTSEKVEATPELMAAGAKVFASTCAACHGAEGQGAFGTKLEGFDRLANAPALLSTIIHGLNSMPALGGQFNDEQVAAVATYVRNSWGNSYGGVSVEQAKAAR; from the coding sequence ATGAAAATTAAACTGACACACACTGCCGCAGCAGTCGCGTGTGCGGCTGCCTTCGGCTTTGCTGGCCTGGCAAATGCAAACACGGCAGCCGGTTCACAAGGCGCTGGCAAGACTGCCGGGTCAACCTCTGCCGCCCTGATTGCCAAGGGTACCAGCGGCACCATGACGCCCTTTCTTGTCGACGCCCAGGGGCGCACCCTGTATACGCTGAGCAAAGATCAAAAGGCCAATTGCGATGACGCCTGTATGAAGCATTGGGAACCCGTGGTTTCCGAGAGCCGTCCGCTGGGTCACGAAATTCTGCCAGGTCTGCTCAAGGCAGACAAAAATGACAAGGGCGTATCCCAGGTCAGCTACGCCGGCCTTCCCCTGTATCGCTTTGACGGCGACAAAAAACCGGGCGACATGAACGGCCAGGGTTTTGCCGATGTTGGCGTGATGGTGACTGTTCTGGGCACGATCGAGAAGCCTGAAGTGACTAGTGAAAAAGTCGAAGCCACGCCAGAACTGATGGCTGCCGGCGCCAAAGTATTTGCCAGCACATGTGCTGCCTGCCACGGCGCAGAAGGCCAGGGCGCGTTTGGCACGAAGCTTGAAGGGTTTGACAGGCTGGCCAATGCACCTGCCTTGCTCAGCACGATTATCCACGGCCTGAACAGTATGCCGGCCCTGGGTGGCCAGTTCAATGACGAGCAGGTTGCTGCCGTCGCCACTTACGTTCGCAACAGCTGGGGTAACAGTTATGGCGGCGTTTCTGTGGAACAGGCCAAGGCCGCGCGCTGA
- a CDS encoding nucleotidyltransferase family protein, which produces MLEPDCRAPAPDIVALVLAAGKGSRFDASGVRYKPVQPLADGTSMVYAVCHTLLQHIDAVTVICGPQQEAVRHALGGLPVNLIHCADAHMGMSASLRCGISHSPAQIGWIIALADMPCIHADTVHAVATRLRQAGGIVRPQFRNTPGHPVAFASQFRDELLQVTGDEGARAIIRRHPDALTLIPVNDPGCLLDIDTQEQLQQIGKAGGQRAP; this is translated from the coding sequence ATGCTTGAACCTGACTGCCGAGCGCCCGCACCCGATATCGTCGCGCTTGTCCTGGCGGCAGGCAAGGGCTCCCGTTTTGATGCATCAGGCGTGCGTTACAAGCCAGTACAGCCTTTGGCCGATGGTACCTCCATGGTTTATGCCGTCTGCCATACGTTGCTGCAGCATATTGATGCTGTCACGGTTATCTGCGGCCCGCAGCAGGAGGCGGTGCGCCATGCGCTGGGCGGGCTGCCAGTAAACCTGATTCATTGCGCCGATGCTCACATGGGCATGAGTGCCTCGTTGCGTTGCGGAATCAGCCACAGTCCGGCCCAGATTGGCTGGATCATTGCCCTTGCCGATATGCCCTGCATCCACGCCGATACGGTGCATGCAGTCGCCACGCGCCTTCGCCAGGCTGGTGGCATCGTGCGGCCGCAATTTCGCAACACACCGGGGCATCCGGTGGCATTCGCCAGCCAGTTCAGGGACGAACTGCTGCAGGTAACGGGCGACGAGGGCGCGCGCGCAATCATCCGGCGCCATCCCGACGCCTTAACGCTCATCCCCGTCAATGATCCGGGCTGCCTGCTTGATATTGACACCCAGGAGCAACTGCAGCAAATCGGCAAGGCCGGCGGTCAGCGGGCGCCGTAA